The following proteins come from a genomic window of Pirellula staleyi DSM 6068:
- a CDS encoding DUF1501 domain-containing protein, protein MTSHWHSPAISRRDMLRQSGIGFGSLALASLLSGEERAAAAEGPLSVKKPHHAPRAKRVIFLFMHGGPSQVDTFDYKPQLEKDNGKELPFAKPRVVSSQTGALLKSPWQFRQYGESGIHVSDLFPKVGACIDDICLINSMWCSNSRHGSALLELHTGSDTFIRPSMGSWITYGLGTENQDLPGFVTICPTLGHGGVNAWNSAFLPAVYQGTPIGYSSVPAERAQIPFIKNADTSLEIQRQELDLLRHFNSSALERSGPDSSLEARINSFELAFRMQAEVPDVQDISKETPETLALYGVDQPKTNNFGRQCLMARRFAERGVRFIQVTHSYKWDQHGGLKNDHQNNADEVDQPIAALLTDLKRCGLLEDTLVVWGGEFGRTPTAQGGDGRDHNPQGYTMFMAGGGVKGGMRYGETDEYGYYAVKDKVHLHDLHATMLHLLGLDHTKLTYRYAGRDFRLTDVHGEVVHGIIS, encoded by the coding sequence ATGACATCGCACTGGCACTCACCCGCGATTTCGCGCCGCGATATGCTTCGTCAAAGTGGTATCGGTTTTGGATCGCTCGCTTTGGCCAGCCTGCTGTCGGGCGAAGAACGTGCCGCTGCTGCCGAGGGTCCTCTGTCGGTCAAAAAGCCGCATCACGCACCCCGCGCGAAACGCGTGATTTTCCTGTTCATGCATGGGGGTCCTTCGCAGGTCGACACGTTCGACTACAAACCGCAACTCGAAAAAGATAACGGTAAGGAACTCCCGTTTGCCAAGCCACGCGTCGTCTCATCGCAAACCGGCGCGCTGCTGAAGTCGCCTTGGCAATTTCGTCAGTATGGCGAGAGTGGCATTCATGTCAGCGATCTGTTTCCGAAGGTCGGGGCGTGCATCGACGACATCTGCCTCATCAACAGCATGTGGTGCTCGAACTCGCGCCACGGATCGGCTCTTTTGGAACTCCATACCGGCAGCGATACGTTCATCCGCCCCAGCATGGGTTCGTGGATCACCTATGGCCTGGGTACTGAGAATCAAGATTTGCCCGGGTTTGTGACGATTTGTCCCACGCTCGGTCATGGCGGAGTGAATGCTTGGAACAGTGCGTTTTTGCCAGCGGTGTACCAAGGCACGCCGATCGGCTATTCGAGCGTTCCCGCTGAACGCGCGCAGATCCCGTTCATCAAGAACGCCGACACATCGCTCGAGATTCAGCGTCAAGAGCTTGATCTGCTGCGTCACTTCAACAGCTCGGCGCTCGAGCGTAGCGGTCCCGATAGTTCGCTCGAAGCCCGTATTAACTCGTTTGAACTTGCATTCCGGATGCAGGCAGAAGTCCCCGACGTGCAGGACATTTCCAAAGAAACACCTGAGACCCTCGCACTGTACGGCGTCGATCAACCTAAGACCAACAACTTTGGTCGTCAGTGTTTGATGGCGCGTCGATTTGCCGAGCGTGGGGTGCGTTTCATTCAGGTCACGCACAGTTATAAGTGGGATCAGCATGGGGGGCTGAAGAACGACCACCAAAACAATGCCGATGAAGTCGATCAGCCAATCGCTGCTCTACTGACCGACCTGAAACGCTGTGGACTGCTCGAAGATACGCTCGTGGTGTGGGGTGGTGAGTTCGGACGGACTCCCACCGCGCAAGGTGGCGATGGCCGCGATCATAACCCGCAGGGATACACCATGTTTATGGCGGGTGGCGGCGTGAAGGGTGGCATGCGTTACGGAGAGACCGACGAGTATGGCTACTATGCCGTGAAGGACAAGGTTCACCTCCACGACCTGCATGCCACGATGCTGCATCTGCTCGGCCTCGACCACACGAAGCTGACCTATCGCTATGCAGGACGAGATTTTCGCTTAACCGATGTGCACGGCGAAGTGGTACACGGCATCATTAGCTAG
- a CDS encoding DUF5989 family protein: MNDSMESKPADPQTPSSYRTDEAPEMREQENPGIIREFLEFLREEKKWWIAPLLIALALLAIVAALAGTAAAPFIYTLY; the protein is encoded by the coding sequence ATGAACGATTCCATGGAATCAAAACCAGCCGATCCGCAAACTCCTTCGTCCTATCGCACTGACGAGGCGCCGGAAATGCGCGAGCAAGAGAACCCAGGGATTATCCGCGAATTCCTAGAGTTTTTGCGAGAAGAGAAGAAGTGGTGGATCGCGCCGCTGCTGATTGCGCTCGCTCTGCTGGCGATTGTGGCAGCGCTGGCAGGAACTGCAGCAGCGCCCTTCATCTACACGCTCTACTAG
- a CDS encoding DUF1553 domain-containing protein, with protein sequence MMWRSIALRWISFSLLLGMDVSLRADEPMPQEEPSAEQVEFFEKQIRPILVSKCQDCHSEDSAESGLRVDSLEGLLKGGERGPAIVLGKPDESLLISAVQHGELLQMPPKDKLSKSEIANLQLWIKQSAFWPGENAAAIAAKAAANNTQLGEVTEQDRDFWSFKPVVKHEPPAVKNGAWVQNPIDQFILAKLEEEGIEPAPTASRAVLLRRMSFDLTGLPPSTDELASFLADDKPGAIERVIDRLLASPAYGERWGRHWLDVARYADSNGMDENLAFEHAWRYRDYVIDAFNRDLPYDQFVVEQLAGDLMEASPETSLEEKYRRVTATGFLSVGPKMLADDDPVKKEMDIIDEQLDTLSKAFLGMTVACARCHDHKFDPIPTADYYSLAGIFKSTHTMENFGVVASWHEHTFETEKQRDLRIAYETKQNELKKQLDEATRVAEERVLLEEQKKAGKYLLAASRFVSFSKTEVPAPVSTFKPADSLLEGKPEEVLKTALVKEAEEYDRGTILKNGTFIQNGGDGDFLNEAEYDFEIATAGNYEIELRYCSGEVRKIRLYLGGSVINLDAAQETTGSFDVGSARWFNEGVATLPTGKVTLRIEYEGAIPHFEKVALVPTDRPATSHSTAKAATISLAEYAKQNNLPKETLDRWTTYLSEQIRSHSDHWSDWIKWQSEGAQEELAAKLAADFQARIDQVIEQAGPFHPRGKPKKAAADIDESLRGAYQLLADKRGPIRLPRNHKQQFTDAEKGAIEQAQKAQKELEDNKPPIARAMGVREGKPQNVRIHLRGSHTTLGAEVPRQFLRVVSTSSEPKIEPNASGRLQLAQWMASAEHPLTSRVMANRVWRWHFGTGIVKSVDNFGTLGDRPTHPELLDWLATRLVEHGWSLKSLHREIMLSSTYQMSSAYSDASYKADPENKLYWRWSRRRLEAEEVRDSLMFVSSRLDATTGGTLMQFRNRDYVTGTGSRVNGYDNTRRSVYLPVLRSAVYEVLQAFDFADPSALEGNRATTTVTPQALFMMNSEIVATSSRTLAEKLLAEQPTDAERVDALFQRALARSATDSEKSTISSFASKLAADLKAADPKLADDEAQKQAWRSAVRVILSSSEFIYVE encoded by the coding sequence CGCGTCGATTCGCTCGAAGGGTTGCTCAAGGGTGGCGAACGCGGACCGGCTATCGTGCTCGGCAAACCCGACGAAAGTCTGCTGATCTCAGCCGTTCAGCATGGCGAACTGCTGCAAATGCCCCCGAAGGACAAGCTCTCGAAATCCGAGATTGCTAACCTTCAGCTGTGGATCAAACAATCCGCATTCTGGCCCGGCGAAAATGCCGCAGCCATCGCTGCCAAAGCAGCCGCCAACAACACACAGCTTGGTGAAGTGACAGAGCAAGATCGTGATTTCTGGTCGTTCAAACCGGTTGTGAAGCACGAACCACCCGCCGTGAAAAACGGTGCGTGGGTGCAGAATCCGATCGATCAGTTCATCCTCGCGAAACTGGAAGAGGAGGGCATTGAGCCAGCACCAACTGCCTCGCGCGCGGTGCTGCTGCGGCGGATGTCGTTCGACCTCACAGGGCTCCCCCCTTCGACCGACGAACTGGCCAGCTTCCTTGCCGACGACAAGCCCGGCGCTATCGAGCGGGTGATCGACCGCCTACTTGCCTCCCCTGCTTATGGCGAGCGTTGGGGGCGTCACTGGCTCGATGTTGCCCGTTATGCCGACTCCAACGGCATGGACGAGAATCTCGCTTTCGAGCATGCGTGGCGTTATCGCGACTACGTCATCGACGCTTTCAATCGCGACCTTCCTTACGATCAGTTTGTTGTCGAACAACTCGCTGGCGATCTGATGGAAGCGAGCCCCGAAACATCGCTCGAAGAGAAGTACCGTCGCGTAACTGCCACCGGATTCCTCTCGGTCGGCCCTAAGATGCTAGCCGACGATGATCCTGTGAAGAAAGAAATGGACATCATCGACGAACAGCTCGACACGCTTAGCAAAGCATTTCTCGGGATGACCGTCGCTTGCGCACGCTGCCACGATCACAAATTCGATCCGATTCCCACCGCCGACTACTATTCGCTCGCGGGGATCTTCAAGAGCACGCACACCATGGAGAATTTTGGTGTCGTGGCAAGCTGGCACGAGCACACGTTTGAAACGGAAAAGCAGCGTGATTTGCGCATTGCCTACGAAACCAAACAGAACGAACTGAAGAAGCAACTCGACGAGGCGACCCGCGTTGCTGAAGAACGAGTGCTGCTCGAAGAACAGAAAAAAGCGGGCAAGTATCTGCTCGCCGCTTCGCGATTTGTCTCGTTCTCGAAAACGGAAGTCCCCGCCCCTGTCAGCACCTTTAAGCCGGCCGATTCCCTCCTGGAAGGCAAACCAGAAGAGGTGCTGAAAACGGCCCTCGTCAAGGAAGCTGAAGAATACGATCGGGGGACGATCCTGAAAAATGGGACGTTCATTCAAAATGGTGGCGATGGCGACTTCCTGAACGAGGCCGAATACGATTTCGAGATCGCCACCGCTGGCAACTATGAAATCGAACTCCGCTACTGCTCGGGGGAAGTGCGCAAGATTCGCCTTTACTTGGGGGGAAGCGTCATCAACCTCGATGCTGCCCAGGAAACGACCGGCAGTTTCGATGTCGGCTCGGCACGCTGGTTTAACGAAGGGGTGGCGACACTCCCGACCGGCAAGGTGACGCTCCGCATCGAGTATGAAGGGGCGATTCCCCACTTCGAAAAGGTGGCCTTGGTGCCGACCGATCGGCCAGCGACCAGCCACTCGACGGCCAAGGCCGCGACGATTTCGCTCGCCGAGTATGCCAAGCAAAACAATCTCCCCAAAGAGACGCTCGATCGCTGGACAACTTATCTTTCTGAGCAAATCCGCAGCCATTCGGATCACTGGAGTGACTGGATCAAGTGGCAATCCGAAGGGGCGCAGGAAGAGTTGGCTGCAAAGCTCGCAGCTGATTTTCAGGCGCGGATTGATCAAGTGATTGAGCAAGCAGGACCGTTTCACCCACGCGGCAAACCGAAGAAAGCTGCTGCGGACATCGACGAGTCACTGCGCGGTGCTTATCAGTTGCTGGCCGATAAACGTGGCCCGATCCGGCTGCCGCGCAACCACAAGCAGCAGTTCACGGACGCTGAAAAAGGTGCCATCGAGCAGGCACAAAAAGCTCAGAAGGAGCTCGAGGATAACAAACCACCAATCGCGCGAGCGATGGGGGTTCGCGAGGGGAAACCTCAGAACGTTCGGATTCACCTGCGTGGAAGCCACACGACTTTGGGAGCGGAAGTTCCACGTCAGTTTCTGCGCGTGGTTTCGACCTCTAGCGAACCCAAAATCGAACCCAATGCGAGTGGCCGTTTGCAACTCGCCCAATGGATGGCGTCGGCCGAACATCCCCTCACCAGCCGCGTGATGGCGAACCGTGTCTGGCGATGGCATTTTGGGACCGGCATTGTGAAATCGGTCGATAACTTCGGCACACTCGGCGATCGTCCGACGCACCCTGAATTGCTCGATTGGCTTGCCACGCGGCTCGTCGAACATGGCTGGTCGCTCAAATCGCTGCATCGCGAAATCATGCTCTCGAGCACCTATCAAATGAGCTCGGCTTATAGCGATGCGTCGTACAAAGCCGATCCCGAAAACAAGCTCTATTGGCGCTGGTCGCGTCGACGACTCGAAGCCGAAGAAGTGCGAGATTCACTGATGTTTGTCAGCAGCCGGCTCGACGCGACAACCGGTGGCACGCTGATGCAATTCCGCAACCGCGACTATGTGACGGGAACCGGCTCGCGCGTGAATGGCTACGACAACACCCGGCGGAGTGTCTACCTACCGGTGCTACGGAGCGCGGTGTACGAAGTGCTGCAAGCATTTGACTTTGCAGACCCGAGCGCCTTGGAAGGAAATCGGGCCACCACCACAGTGACGCCGCAAGCGCTGTTCATGATGAATAGCGAAATTGTTGCCACCAGTTCGCGCACACTGGCCGAGAAACTTCTCGCCGAGCAGCCGACCGATGCAGAGCGTGTGGATGCTTTGTTTCAGCGTGCTTTGGCTCGCTCGGCCACCGATAGCGAAAAATCGACGATCAGCAGCTTTGCCAGCAAACTGGCTGCCGATCTAAAAGCAGCCGATCCGAAACTGGCCGACGACGAAGCACAGAAACAGGCGTGGCGATCTGCTGTCCGCGTGATTCTTTCGTCGAGCGAATTTATCTACGTCGAATAG
- a CDS encoding glycoside hydrolase family 2 TIM barrel-domain containing protein has product MPIAFRLLSLAALLIASFIHLERTSAAADDVKRVQLAGRPGAWQLLREGKPYEVRGVGGDGSLELLAKCGGNSIRTWGDEGLGEKLDAAHRLGLTVTAGIWLGQVRQGFDWSDAKSLIAQRQHIREVVEKYRHHPALLMWSLGNEMEDPTGSNGAVWSEINNLARMVKQVDPHHPTMTVIAEIGGDKVKHLHALCSDIDIIGINSYAGATSLGERYQKLGGTKPYLLTEFGPAGIWEIEKNEIQAFPEQTSTAKAANYRAAYQKNVIEQRGTCLGSYAFLWGQKQEVTATWFTLLLADGSRLAAVDVLEEMWTGQAPTNRAPSIEALKLETAASGKPGAVVRASLKTSDPDQDKLTVEWRLQLDSENYGSGGDHEDAGAELRSAIVKSDSTSAEVRLPADGGLYRLFATVRDGRGSAAVANVPMRVDAPVVLAMGKKQTLPFMLDDEDRTAMFVPAGWMGNAKAIAMDEQFSDNPKHGKRCIRCAFSATEGWGGVVWQSPAQDWGDARGGADFSGAKRLTFWARGEQGGEVVNFSFGVLGKDKKFFDTASGELPKVQLTKEWREYSIPVEGKDLSRIKTGFVWTVASEGKPQIFYLDKIEWQ; this is encoded by the coding sequence ATGCCAATCGCATTTCGTCTTCTATCGCTAGCCGCGCTGCTGATCGCCTCCTTCATTCATCTCGAGCGCACTAGCGCGGCCGCTGATGACGTGAAGCGGGTGCAACTCGCAGGTCGTCCTGGTGCCTGGCAACTGCTGCGTGAAGGAAAACCCTACGAAGTGCGCGGCGTCGGTGGCGATGGCTCACTCGAACTCTTGGCCAAGTGCGGTGGCAATTCGATTCGAACGTGGGGGGACGAAGGTCTCGGCGAAAAACTCGACGCTGCACATCGGCTCGGCCTGACGGTAACCGCCGGCATTTGGCTTGGTCAAGTTCGCCAAGGATTCGATTGGTCCGATGCCAAAAGCCTCATCGCGCAGCGTCAGCATATTCGCGAAGTGGTGGAAAAATATCGTCATCATCCCGCTCTGCTGATGTGGTCGCTCGGCAACGAAATGGAAGATCCCACCGGAAGTAACGGTGCTGTTTGGTCGGAGATCAACAACCTGGCGCGGATGGTCAAGCAGGTGGATCCGCACCATCCCACCATGACCGTGATCGCTGAAATTGGCGGTGACAAGGTGAAACACCTGCACGCTCTTTGCTCCGACATCGACATCATTGGAATCAATTCCTACGCCGGTGCGACGAGTTTAGGGGAGCGTTATCAAAAACTCGGCGGAACCAAGCCTTACTTGCTAACCGAGTTTGGCCCCGCTGGCATTTGGGAAATCGAAAAGAACGAAATCCAAGCATTTCCCGAACAAACGAGCACGGCGAAAGCGGCCAACTATCGCGCTGCGTATCAAAAAAATGTGATCGAGCAGCGAGGGACGTGCCTAGGTAGCTACGCCTTTTTGTGGGGACAAAAGCAAGAGGTGACCGCCACTTGGTTCACGCTGCTGCTGGCCGATGGTTCGCGATTAGCAGCCGTCGATGTCCTGGAGGAGATGTGGACCGGCCAAGCGCCAACCAATCGCGCCCCATCGATCGAGGCTTTGAAACTCGAGACCGCCGCCAGCGGCAAGCCGGGCGCAGTGGTGCGTGCATCGCTGAAAACTTCAGACCCCGATCAAGACAAACTGACGGTCGAATGGAGACTTCAGTTGGATAGCGAAAACTATGGTAGCGGTGGCGATCACGAGGATGCTGGTGCTGAACTTCGTAGCGCGATCGTGAAATCCGATAGCACCTCGGCGGAGGTTCGATTGCCCGCTGATGGTGGTCTCTATCGACTGTTTGCAACGGTGCGTGATGGACGTGGCAGCGCTGCCGTGGCGAATGTACCGATGCGTGTCGATGCGCCGGTGGTCCTGGCGATGGGCAAAAAACAGACACTACCCTTCATGCTCGACGACGAAGATCGGACCGCCATGTTTGTTCCGGCTGGGTGGATGGGAAACGCCAAAGCGATTGCGATGGATGAGCAATTCTCTGACAACCCCAAGCATGGAAAACGCTGCATTCGCTGTGCGTTTTCGGCGACGGAAGGTTGGGGTGGAGTGGTGTGGCAAAGTCCGGCACAAGACTGGGGCGATGCGCGTGGTGGTGCCGATTTCAGTGGCGCAAAACGACTCACCTTCTGGGCACGTGGCGAGCAAGGGGGCGAGGTCGTCAACTTCTCATTTGGTGTGCTCGGTAAGGACAAAAAATTCTTCGACACCGCAAGCGGCGAACTTCCTAAGGTGCAACTCACTAAGGAGTGGCGCGAGTATTCGATTCCTGTCGAAGGGAAAGATCTCAGCCGCATCAAGACAGGCTTTGTCTGGACGGTCGCGAGCGAAGGGAAGCCTCAGATCTTCTATCTCGACAAGATCGAGTGGCAATAG
- a CDS encoding carbamoyltransferase N-terminal domain-containing protein, translating to MTAILGISAHFHDAAAALLVDGKIVAAAEEERFTRRKHDPSFPRHSIEFCLKKAGLSRDDVAVVAYYEKPILKFDRLLETALAHAPRGFFRFHDAMSEWLSSKLWMRRTLRQQFPGRSTKLMFCQHHESHAASAFYPSPFEESAILTVDGVGEWSTTAIGIGRGNRLQLIEHLEYPHSLGLFYSAMTVYCGFEVNEGEYKLMGLAAYGVPRFREQLIEHVVQRRGDGSFRLNPKFFSFSYSDRMFTRALEQLLEGPPRSAESTMQERYCDVAASAQAVLEMVLLDLAHRARERTGLRKLTLAGGVALNGVATAKLLESGLFDDIWIQPAAGDSGGALGAALLAWHELQGCPRDFSNSTPQGNNCWGPALADAEIETLLQQERRAASRLQPSELIAFVAQELARGKVVGWCDGRMEFGPRALGHRSILADPRRASMQQRLNEKIKFREDFRPFAPAVLAEYAERWFELPRGAKSPYMMLVGLVRSLQERSERFGPSDTEACWRDGLKRADRCWDLPAITHVDRSARIQTVESDAHPRFHALLTEFERLTGSPVLLNTSFNLRGEPIVCSAHDALRTFDASGIDWLVLGDFVVGKTSAAITTSEVAPLPGVGHALA from the coding sequence TTGACGGCGATCTTGGGAATCAGTGCCCACTTTCACGATGCTGCAGCTGCCTTGCTCGTCGATGGAAAAATTGTCGCTGCAGCCGAAGAGGAACGCTTCACGCGCCGCAAGCATGATCCATCGTTTCCTCGGCATTCGATCGAATTCTGCTTGAAAAAAGCCGGTTTATCGCGCGATGACGTCGCTGTGGTAGCGTACTATGAGAAGCCCATCTTAAAATTCGATCGCTTACTCGAAACTGCTTTGGCCCATGCGCCGCGCGGCTTCTTTCGGTTTCATGACGCGATGAGTGAGTGGCTCAGCAGCAAGCTCTGGATGCGCCGCACGCTTCGACAGCAGTTTCCTGGCCGCTCGACCAAGCTGATGTTTTGTCAGCATCACGAAAGTCATGCAGCCAGCGCGTTCTATCCCAGCCCCTTTGAGGAAAGTGCGATCCTTACGGTCGATGGCGTAGGAGAATGGAGCACTACAGCGATCGGCATTGGGCGTGGGAATCGGTTGCAGCTTATCGAGCATTTGGAGTACCCCCATTCGCTCGGGCTCTTCTATTCAGCGATGACTGTTTACTGCGGATTCGAAGTGAACGAGGGTGAGTACAAACTGATGGGGCTGGCAGCTTATGGAGTGCCTCGTTTTCGCGAGCAGCTGATCGAGCATGTGGTGCAGCGGCGCGGGGATGGAAGCTTTCGACTGAATCCTAAGTTCTTTTCATTTAGCTATAGCGACCGGATGTTTACCCGCGCGCTGGAGCAGTTGCTCGAGGGTCCCCCACGCTCTGCCGAGAGTACGATGCAGGAGCGCTACTGCGATGTCGCCGCCAGTGCGCAAGCTGTACTCGAAATGGTGCTGTTGGATTTGGCGCATCGCGCTCGTGAGCGAACAGGGCTTCGCAAATTGACTCTGGCGGGAGGAGTTGCGCTCAACGGTGTCGCAACTGCCAAACTGCTCGAATCAGGACTCTTTGACGACATTTGGATTCAGCCTGCTGCGGGCGATTCGGGTGGTGCGCTCGGCGCAGCGCTGCTGGCATGGCACGAACTACAAGGATGCCCCCGCGATTTCAGTAACAGTACCCCACAAGGCAACAACTGCTGGGGACCTGCGTTGGCCGACGCTGAGATAGAAACGCTGCTGCAGCAAGAGCGGCGCGCAGCTTCACGCCTGCAACCCTCGGAGCTGATTGCCTTCGTGGCACAGGAGCTCGCGCGAGGCAAAGTGGTGGGGTGGTGCGATGGCCGGATGGAATTTGGTCCGCGCGCCCTGGGGCATCGCAGTATCTTGGCCGATCCGCGTCGCGCTTCGATGCAGCAGCGACTCAATGAAAAGATTAAGTTTCGCGAGGATTTTCGCCCGTTTGCGCCTGCAGTACTCGCGGAATATGCGGAGCGTTGGTTCGAGCTGCCTCGCGGTGCAAAGAGCCCTTACATGATGCTCGTGGGACTTGTCCGAAGTCTCCAAGAGCGCAGCGAACGATTCGGGCCAAGCGATACCGAAGCCTGTTGGCGCGATGGACTGAAGCGGGCAGATCGCTGCTGGGATCTTCCGGCGATTACGCACGTCGACCGGAGCGCACGGATTCAAACGGTTGAGTCCGACGCTCATCCCCGTTTTCATGCCTTGCTCACGGAGTTCGAGCGTCTCACCGGCTCGCCTGTGCTTCTGAATACGAGTTTTAATCTGCGCGGCGAACCGATCGTCTGCTCGGCTCATGATGCTCTTCGAACCTTCGATGCGTCGGGAATCGATTGGCTGGTGCTTGGTGATTTCGTGGTAGGAAAAACTTCAGCAGCGATCACCACGAGCGAGGTCGCGCCGCTTCCAGGAGTCGGTCATGCGCTGGCGTGA
- a CDS encoding tetratricopeptide repeat protein, whose product MSTTMSATAPRRASSLAKRVSFRLVAVLLSLAPLALFELTLVALDIGSPSRCEDPFVGFSAIHPLFERSDDQSEYHIAPARLSHFRPASFRAQKSPHEFRIFVLGGSTVQGRPYSTPSAFSTWLEKGLCAIDSSRDYQVVNCGGVSYASYRLLPILEEVLRYEPDLIIFCEGHNEFLESRSYDHLHQASRGTSTAATQFSRLRTWNLLRSWIHPPQSSSPTAEKSQENASKTILPAEAAARLDWQGGMASYVRDAKWHAQVTEHFAHSLQQIVDRCNAAHVPLLMVCPVSNLEWAPFKSQHSDNLEDPLNLAEIEQFETLMEEAAELYGTDLSRAIEVLERAAKLNPEHAQVHFELGIAYQTQGNRQQARAHLYLAKELDVCPLRMLEPMADACRHIAQKNHVPLVDLPEKFTIISSAGYPGHEWLIDHVHPTIEGHQKVATWILEELMLRKMVEPTESWEAKVATAYRQHLQTLDHVYFERGRARLASEQGWARGKVRKPPPINSSIAVPTPVEVMP is encoded by the coding sequence TTGTCTACGACCATGTCTGCCACTGCGCCTCGACGAGCTTCATCGCTTGCCAAACGAGTTTCGTTTCGGCTCGTGGCGGTGCTGTTGTCTCTTGCGCCGCTGGCGCTCTTCGAACTGACGCTCGTGGCACTCGACATCGGTAGTCCCTCCCGCTGCGAAGATCCGTTCGTCGGCTTCTCGGCGATTCATCCACTCTTTGAACGCAGCGACGATCAATCCGAGTATCACATCGCTCCGGCGCGGCTGAGTCATTTTCGACCCGCCAGCTTTCGCGCACAAAAGTCGCCGCACGAGTTCCGCATCTTTGTACTCGGTGGCAGCACCGTACAAGGAAGACCATACTCGACTCCGTCGGCTTTCAGCACCTGGCTCGAGAAAGGGCTTTGCGCGATCGATTCATCGCGCGACTATCAAGTGGTGAATTGTGGCGGCGTTTCCTATGCCAGCTATCGTTTGCTACCGATCCTCGAAGAAGTGCTGCGCTACGAGCCCGACCTCATCATTTTTTGTGAAGGTCACAACGAGTTTTTGGAGAGTCGCAGCTACGATCATCTTCATCAAGCCTCGCGCGGCACGAGCACGGCGGCAACACAATTCTCGCGACTTCGAACTTGGAATCTTCTTCGCAGCTGGATCCACCCGCCGCAATCGTCTTCTCCTACTGCCGAAAAATCGCAAGAAAACGCTAGTAAAACGATACTTCCGGCCGAAGCAGCCGCGCGACTCGACTGGCAAGGGGGAATGGCTTCGTACGTCCGCGATGCCAAGTGGCACGCACAAGTGACCGAGCATTTCGCGCACAGCTTGCAGCAGATCGTCGACCGCTGCAACGCCGCGCACGTGCCGCTGCTGATGGTCTGCCCGGTGAGCAATCTCGAGTGGGCACCGTTTAAATCGCAGCATAGCGACAACCTTGAAGATCCACTCAATTTAGCCGAAATCGAGCAGTTCGAAACGCTCATGGAAGAAGCAGCGGAACTCTATGGCACCGATCTTTCGCGCGCGATTGAGGTGCTCGAACGTGCAGCTAAGCTCAATCCTGAGCATGCGCAGGTGCACTTCGAACTGGGGATTGCTTACCAGACGCAAGGGAATCGACAACAAGCTCGCGCGCATCTTTATCTCGCAAAAGAACTCGACGTCTGTCCCCTCCGTATGCTCGAGCCGATGGCTGATGCGTGTCGCCATATCGCTCAGAAAAATCATGTTCCGCTGGTTGATCTCCCCGAGAAGTTCACCATCATCTCGTCGGCCGGTTACCCTGGCCACGAATGGCTCATTGATCATGTCCATCCGACCATCGAAGGGCATCAGAAGGTGGCTACCTGGATACTCGAAGAGCTGATGCTTCGAAAAATGGTCGAGCCGACCGAGTCATGGGAAGCGAAAGTAGCGACAGCTTATCGTCAGCATCTGCAGACGCTCGATCATGTCTACTTCGAGCGTGGTCGTGCGCGACTTGCATCCGAGCAAGGGTGGGCTCGTGGTAAAGTTCGCAAGCCTCCGCCGATCAACAGCTCGATCGCCGTTCCGACGCCAGTCGAGGTGATGCCTTGA